The following are encoded in a window of Clostridium thermarum genomic DNA:
- a CDS encoding glycoside hydrolase family 2 TIM barrel-domain containing protein yields the protein MINVPKYYEDLDVMEVNREAPRAYFIPYRSEAAALSKKRGQSDFYQNLNGTWKFKYYSSIKEVEDGFYQEGRDVSEWDDLIVPSCWQVKGYDQCHYTNINYPFPCDPPYVPNENPAGTYVRDFNVPENWDGKSKYIVFEGVNSCFYLWINGRFIGFSQGSRMPAEFDISPYIRVGKNRIAVMVLKWCHGSYLEDQDLWRFSGIFRDVYLLARDRNHIRDVFVRQNLSEDFKVGYLNCQIETVGSIEATAVLKDAEGKVAASGQATIKSKGSIVLELTAPALWNAEAPYLYKLFISSGEEVLLFNIGFRRIEVKDSVFKVNGKAIKLKGVNRHDSHPELGQTIPLNHMKKDLALMKSHNVNTIRTSHYPNDPRFLDLCDEYGFYVIDEADLECHGVQSVGDFHMLTKNLQWQKAFLDRAVRLVERDKNHPSVIIWSMGNESGYDINHIAMARWTKDRDGSRLVHYEGANECYKGSTDTEVLDMVSSMYASTQYIEEYASKEENKKPYFLCEYSHAMGNGPGDLKDYWDIIYKYPKLMGGCVWEWCDHGIKTATAEGTEFYAYGGDFGDKPNDGNFCLDGLVYPDRRPHTGLLELKKVIAPVKVEAVNLEKGQVKITNLYDFIDLSHLSLQWTVEKDGEIVQQGEVSGLTTLPHESETITLDYKLPQASKSSYYLTVSFHQKQNTLWQRKGYEVTFEQFRLPVEKIEECENSKIPFIKVVQEGHTVTIEGFDFCHRFDLYHGGFTSIRKNNVELISAMPKFNVWRAPTDNDRNIKHRWSAEGIDRAFMHVYRARILKQTDSCVDIAVDFSLGGYTNLPLLKGQAIWTISGSGEIALNTYVKVRENLVFLPRFGLQLQMTEGTEEVEYFGNGPHESYIDKCQSVKVGRYLTTVDEMFENYLVPQENGSRYGTQWCIISNELGMGLKFTSDNEFSFNAAHYTPEDLTAAGHPHELKKRKETIVNIDYKMSGVGSNSCGPELLQKYRLDEKEFEFKVNIMPIFKED from the coding sequence ATGATAAATGTACCTAAATACTATGAAGATTTAGATGTGATGGAAGTAAACAGGGAAGCTCCAAGGGCCTATTTTATACCCTACAGGTCTGAAGCTGCAGCCTTGTCAAAGAAAAGGGGACAGTCGGATTTCTATCAGAATTTAAACGGGACTTGGAAATTTAAATATTATTCCAGTATAAAGGAAGTTGAAGATGGATTTTACCAGGAGGGCAGGGATGTCAGTGAATGGGACGACCTGATAGTGCCTTCTTGCTGGCAGGTTAAGGGTTATGACCAATGTCATTATACCAATATAAATTATCCTTTTCCCTGCGATCCTCCCTATGTACCCAATGAAAATCCTGCAGGTACCTATGTGAGAGACTTTAATGTACCAGAAAACTGGGATGGAAAATCAAAATATATTGTTTTTGAGGGGGTAAATTCCTGCTTTTATCTATGGATAAACGGCCGATTTATAGGCTTCAGCCAAGGCAGCAGAATGCCTGCGGAGTTTGATATTTCACCATATATAAGAGTGGGAAAAAACAGAATAGCGGTAATGGTACTGAAGTGGTGCCACGGGTCCTATCTGGAAGACCAGGACTTGTGGAGGTTTTCCGGCATTTTCAGAGACGTGTACCTGCTGGCCAGAGATAGAAATCATATAAGGGATGTCTTCGTGAGACAAAATCTCTCAGAGGATTTTAAAGTGGGCTACTTAAACTGCCAAATTGAAACTGTGGGAAGCATAGAAGCCACCGCAGTATTGAAGGATGCAGAGGGAAAGGTAGCTGCGAGTGGACAAGCTACTATAAAAAGTAAGGGAAGCATTGTTTTGGAGCTTACAGCCCCAGCTCTTTGGAATGCTGAAGCCCCATATCTGTATAAACTCTTCATAAGCAGCGGAGAGGAAGTGCTTTTGTTTAATATTGGCTTTAGAAGGATTGAAGTCAAGGACAGTGTCTTCAAGGTTAACGGAAAAGCTATCAAATTAAAGGGGGTAAATAGACATGATTCCCACCCTGAACTTGGCCAAACTATACCGCTGAACCACATGAAAAAAGACCTGGCCCTTATGAAAAGTCATAATGTCAATACCATAAGAACTTCACATTATCCAAACGATCCAAGATTTTTGGATTTGTGCGACGAATACGGCTTCTATGTCATAGATGAAGCAGACCTGGAATGTCACGGAGTACAGTCTGTTGGTGATTTTCATATGCTGACAAAGAATCTGCAGTGGCAGAAGGCTTTTCTAGACAGGGCTGTAAGGCTGGTTGAAAGAGATAAAAATCACCCTTCTGTTATAATATGGTCCATGGGAAATGAATCCGGTTATGACATCAACCATATTGCCATGGCTAGATGGACAAAGGATAGGGACGGTTCAAGACTAGTACATTATGAGGGGGCAAATGAGTGCTACAAGGGCAGTACAGATACTGAGGTCTTAGACATGGTAAGCAGTATGTACGCCTCCACTCAGTATATTGAAGAATATGCCAGCAAGGAAGAAAATAAAAAGCCTTACTTCCTGTGCGAATATAGCCATGCTATGGGTAACGGGCCCGGGGACCTCAAGGATTATTGGGATATCATATATAAGTATCCAAAGCTAATGGGGGGCTGCGTTTGGGAATGGTGTGACCATGGGATAAAGACGGCTACTGCAGAAGGCACCGAATTTTACGCCTATGGTGGAGATTTTGGGGACAAACCAAATGACGGTAACTTCTGTCTGGACGGCTTGGTATATCCTGATCGAAGACCTCATACAGGCCTTCTTGAACTAAAGAAGGTCATTGCTCCTGTTAAAGTGGAAGCAGTGAATCTAGAAAAGGGACAGGTTAAGATTACTAACCTATATGATTTTATTGATCTCTCACACCTATCACTGCAGTGGACAGTGGAGAAAGACGGGGAGATAGTACAGCAGGGTGAAGTGAGTGGACTTACTACACTACCACATGAATCAGAAACAATCACACTGGATTATAAGTTGCCGCAAGCTTCAAAGAGCAGTTACTATCTTACAGTATCCTTCCACCAGAAACAGAACACACTATGGCAAAGAAAAGGTTATGAGGTAACCTTTGAACAATTCAGGCTGCCGGTAGAGAAAATAGAAGAGTGTGAAAACTCAAAGATACCTTTTATAAAGGTAGTCCAAGAGGGACATACAGTTACCATTGAAGGTTTTGACTTCTGCCATAGGTTTGACCTGTATCATGGAGGGTTTACCAGCATAAGAAAGAATAATGTGGAACTTATAAGTGCTATGCCCAAGTTCAATGTATGGCGGGCTCCAACGGATAATGACAGAAATATAAAGCATCGGTGGTCCGCAGAAGGTATTGACCGGGCTTTTATGCATGTATATAGGGCCCGGATATTGAAGCAAACAGATTCCTGTGTGGATATAGCTGTTGATTTCTCATTAGGGGGATATACGAATCTTCCGCTGTTAAAAGGACAGGCTATTTGGACCATATCAGGATCCGGTGAAATAGCTCTTAATACTTATGTCAAAGTTCGTGAAAACCTCGTATTCCTGCCAAGGTTTGGCCTGCAGCTGCAGATGACGGAGGGGACGGAAGAGGTTGAGTACTTTGGAAATGGACCTCATGAGTCCTATATAGATAAATGCCAAAGCGTAAAGGTTGGAAGATACCTCACCACAGTTGATGAAATGTTTGAAAACTATCTTGTTCCTCAGGAAAATGGCTCAAGATACGGAACTCAGTGGTGTATAATATCCAATGAGCTGGGTATGGGATTGAAGTTTACAAGTGACAATGAATTTTCTTTCAATGCAGCCCATTACACACCGGAGGATTTGACTGCCGCTGGACATCCACATGAACTGAAAAAAAGAAAAGAGACCATAGTTAACATTGACTATAAGATGAGCGGAGTAGGCTCCAATTCCTGTGGTCCGGAACTTTTACAGAAGTACAGGCTGGATGAAAAGGAATTTG